In Capillimicrobium parvum, a genomic segment contains:
- a CDS encoding nucleotide exchange factor GrpE, whose product MVDQPRDIAEQRDAAVQADAEEASAAAAADARQAEEEAAQVVEQDLEELQARAAQRDEYLALAQRTQADFENFRKRATRDAQAAEARGIAKVARELLPALDNLERALAAAEAEEMGTAAGPNGGDAGHVHAGGGQTEHHLTAGIRLVQQDLVAALERVGIEPFSPKGETFDPNEHEAMVQQPVEGAESGTVVEVYQQGYRLNGSIIRPARVVVAA is encoded by the coding sequence ATGGTCGACCAGCCACGCGACATCGCGGAGCAGCGTGACGCCGCCGTGCAGGCGGACGCCGAGGAGGCGTCCGCCGCGGCGGCGGCCGACGCGCGGCAGGCCGAGGAGGAGGCGGCCCAGGTCGTCGAGCAGGATCTCGAGGAGCTGCAGGCGCGGGCCGCCCAGCGCGACGAGTACCTCGCGCTGGCCCAGCGCACGCAGGCGGACTTCGAGAACTTCCGCAAGCGCGCCACCCGCGATGCCCAGGCCGCCGAGGCCCGGGGCATCGCCAAGGTCGCCCGGGAGCTGCTGCCCGCGCTCGACAACCTCGAGCGCGCGCTCGCGGCCGCCGAGGCCGAGGAGATGGGCACCGCCGCCGGCCCGAACGGCGGAGATGCCGGCCACGTCCATGCCGGTGGTGGTCAGACCGAGCACCACCTGACCGCGGGCATCCGCCTGGTCCAGCAGGACCTCGTGGCCGCGCTCGAGCGCGTCGGGATCGAGCCGTTCTCGCCGAAGGGCGAGACGTTCGACCCCAACGAGCACGAGGCGATGGTCCAGCAGCCCGTGGAGGGCGCCGAGTCCGGCACCGTCGTCGAGGTCTACCAGCAGGGCTACCGGCTCAACGGGAGCATCATCCGCCCGGCCCGAGTGGTGGTGGCCGCGTAA
- the dnaJ gene encoding molecular chaperone DnaJ, which produces MAQQDLYRVLGVDKKASQDEIKKAYRKLARQYHPDRNPDDASAESRFKEISAAYDVLGDPDKRKEYDRQGANPFAGANPFGTGAGGPGGGFEAGSFSDILSNLFGSARGGAGGAGGAGRATPQPERGRDLEAEVRLSFQQAVDGAQVSLSVPTSSMCGTCHGTGAKPGTTPKVCPRCQGRGVENQGQGLFSISQPCSMCGGSGAIIEEPCPTCQGTGAVRTVKNYKVNVPAGVREGSRVRLAGKGEPGRRGGPPGDLYVITHVDASPVFKRKGDHLEVEVPLTIPEALRGAEIEVPTLSGSKRLRVKPGTKHGTVQRLRGEGPPKLSDKKHRGDIHYRFVLDVPDHLTREQEAAVEELSKVMNGNPRAKLFAGGAGAAGKAA; this is translated from the coding sequence ATGGCGCAGCAGGACCTGTACCGGGTGCTGGGCGTCGACAAGAAGGCGTCGCAGGACGAGATCAAGAAGGCGTACCGCAAGCTGGCGCGCCAGTACCACCCGGACCGCAACCCGGACGACGCGTCGGCCGAGTCGCGGTTCAAGGAGATCTCGGCTGCCTACGACGTGCTCGGCGACCCCGACAAGCGCAAGGAGTACGACCGCCAGGGCGCCAACCCGTTCGCCGGCGCCAACCCGTTCGGGACCGGCGCGGGGGGACCGGGCGGCGGCTTCGAGGCCGGCAGCTTCTCGGACATCCTGTCGAACCTGTTCGGCTCCGCCCGGGGCGGAGCCGGTGGGGCGGGCGGCGCCGGCCGCGCGACCCCGCAGCCCGAGCGCGGCCGCGATCTCGAGGCCGAGGTGCGCCTCAGCTTCCAGCAGGCGGTCGACGGCGCGCAGGTCTCGCTGTCGGTGCCGACGTCGTCGATGTGCGGCACCTGCCATGGGACAGGGGCGAAGCCGGGCACGACGCCGAAGGTGTGCCCGCGCTGCCAGGGCCGGGGCGTCGAGAACCAGGGCCAGGGTCTGTTCTCGATCTCACAGCCGTGTTCGATGTGCGGCGGCAGCGGCGCGATCATCGAAGAGCCCTGCCCCACCTGCCAGGGCACCGGGGCGGTGCGCACCGTCAAGAACTACAAGGTCAACGTCCCGGCCGGCGTGCGGGAGGGCTCGCGTGTCCGCCTGGCCGGCAAGGGCGAGCCCGGCCGCCGCGGCGGACCCCCCGGCGACCTTTACGTCATCACCCACGTGGATGCTTCGCCTGTGTTCAAGCGCAAGGGCGACCACCTCGAGGTCGAGGTGCCGCTCACCATCCCCGAGGCGCTGCGCGGGGCCGAGATCGAGGTGCCGACCCTGTCGGGCAGCAAGCGGCTGCGCGTCAAGCCCGGCACGAAGCACGGCACCGTCCAGCGGCTGCGCGGCGAGGGCCCGCCGAAGCTGTCGGACAAGAAGCACCGCGGCGACATTCACTACCGCTTCGTCCTCGACGTCCCCGATCACCTCACGCGCGAGCAGGAGGCGGCGGTCGAGGAGCTCTCGAAGGTCATGAACGGCAACCCGCGGGCGAAGCTGTTCGCCGGCGGGGCGGGCGCGGCCGGGAAGGCGGCGTGA
- the dnaK gene encoding molecular chaperone DnaK, with amino-acid sequence MGKTIGIDLGTTNSCMAVLEGGEPTVIENAEGGRTTPSVVAFTQSGERLVGTVAKRQAVTNPGNTIFSIKRFMGRKEAEVREEESMVPYQVVSGPNGDARVDAGGKQYSPPEISAMILGKLKADAEAYLGDTVDSAVITVPAYFNDDQRQATKDAGRIAGLDVKRIINEPTAASLAYGLDKESDQTILVFDLGGGTFDVSVLEIGDGVFEVKSTAGDNHLGGDNFDKAIVDWLVAEFKKSQGIDLTQDPMALQRLYEAAEKAKIELSSAQETQINLPFVTADQSGPKHLDTRLTRAKFNELVADLVDRVVAPVRQALDDAKDKGADNIDHVVLVGGMTRMPAVQEKVKELTGKEPHRGVNPDEVVAVGAAIQAGVLAGDVKDVLLLDVTPLTLGIETKGGVMTKLIERNTTIPTRKAEVFSTAEDNQPSVEIHVLQGEREMATYNKSLGKFQLTGIPPAPRGIPQIEVAFDIDANGILNVSAKDLGTGKEQKIEIRAGGGLSDDEIKRMVTDAESHADEDRRLRELAEARNAGENAAYQAERQLADLGDQVDESAKAEIQNAIKDVRDTLAGEDAAEIQAKTSALQSAFHRVSEAMYERAQAEQAAAGATGPDGGNGSGPQAESESDEDVVDAEVVDEGR; translated from the coding sequence CATCGAGAACGCAGAGGGCGGTCGCACGACGCCCTCCGTGGTCGCCTTCACGCAGAGCGGCGAGCGCCTGGTCGGCACCGTCGCCAAGCGCCAGGCGGTCACCAACCCGGGCAACACCATCTTCTCGATCAAGCGCTTCATGGGCCGCAAGGAGGCCGAGGTGCGCGAGGAGGAGTCGATGGTGCCCTACCAGGTCGTCAGCGGCCCGAACGGTGACGCGCGCGTCGACGCCGGCGGCAAGCAGTACAGCCCGCCGGAGATCAGCGCCATGATCCTCGGCAAGCTGAAGGCCGACGCCGAGGCGTATCTCGGCGACACCGTCGACAGCGCGGTGATCACCGTCCCCGCGTACTTCAACGACGACCAGCGCCAGGCGACGAAGGACGCCGGCAGGATCGCCGGCCTCGACGTCAAGCGCATCATCAACGAGCCGACGGCCGCCTCGCTGGCCTACGGCCTCGACAAGGAGAGCGACCAGACGATCCTCGTCTTCGACCTCGGCGGCGGCACGTTCGACGTGTCCGTGCTCGAGATCGGCGACGGCGTCTTCGAGGTCAAGTCGACCGCGGGTGACAACCACCTCGGCGGCGACAACTTCGACAAGGCGATCGTCGACTGGCTCGTGGCCGAGTTCAAGAAGTCGCAGGGCATCGACCTCACGCAGGACCCGATGGCCCTCCAGCGCCTCTACGAGGCGGCCGAGAAGGCCAAGATCGAGCTGTCCTCCGCACAGGAGACGCAGATCAACCTGCCGTTCGTGACCGCCGACCAGAGCGGCCCGAAGCACCTGGACACGCGCCTGACGCGGGCGAAGTTCAACGAGCTGGTCGCTGACCTGGTCGACCGCGTGGTCGCCCCGGTGCGCCAGGCGCTCGACGACGCCAAGGACAAGGGCGCCGACAACATCGACCACGTCGTCCTCGTCGGCGGCATGACCCGCATGCCGGCCGTCCAGGAGAAGGTCAAGGAGCTCACCGGCAAGGAGCCGCACCGCGGCGTCAACCCGGACGAGGTCGTGGCCGTGGGCGCCGCCATCCAGGCGGGCGTGCTCGCCGGCGACGTCAAGGACGTCCTGCTGCTCGACGTGACCCCGCTGACGCTGGGCATCGAGACCAAGGGCGGCGTGATGACGAAGCTCATCGAGCGCAACACGACGATCCCGACCCGCAAGGCCGAGGTGTTCTCCACCGCGGAGGACAACCAGCCCTCGGTCGAGATCCACGTCCTGCAGGGCGAGCGCGAGATGGCGACCTACAACAAGTCGCTCGGCAAGTTCCAGCTGACCGGCATCCCGCCGGCGCCGCGCGGCATCCCGCAGATCGAGGTCGCGTTCGACATCGACGCCAACGGCATCCTCAACGTGTCGGCGAAGGACCTCGGCACGGGCAAGGAGCAGAAGATCGAGATCCGCGCCGGCGGCGGCCTGTCCGACGACGAGATCAAGCGGATGGTCACCGACGCCGAGTCGCACGCCGACGAGGACCGCCGGCTGCGCGAGCTCGCCGAGGCGCGCAACGCGGGCGAGAACGCGGCCTACCAGGCCGAGCGCCAGCTCGCGGACCTGGGCGACCAGGTCGACGAGTCGGCCAAGGCGGAGATCCAGAACGCGATCAAGGACGTCCGCGACACGCTGGCCGGCGAGGACGCGGCCGAGATCCAGGCGAAGACGTCGGCGCTGCAGTCGGCCTTCCACCGGGTCTCCGAGGCCATGTACGAGCGCGCCCAGGCGGAGCAGGCGGCGGCCGGCGCGACCGGTCCCGACGGCGGCAACGGCTCCGGCCCCCAGGCCGAGTCGGAGTCCGACGAGGACGTCGTCGACGCCGAGGTCGTGGACGAGGGGCGATAG
- a CDS encoding thiamine pyrophosphate-binding protein, whose amino-acid sequence METQVQGRAAAGAQDAGTRPAATVRDAAFDVMRRLGMTTIFANPGSTEVSLLAGFPDDLEFVLALHEGSVVGMAAGHALGRGAPSLVLVHSMPGFGNSVAALATARLNHAPLVVIVGQQDRRHLELDPFLAGRLNGLAGEYPVWVDQPLRPQDVPGAIVRAHHEAVTARGPAIVIVPMDDWLAPAPAPHEIFGASRMLRSAGADPDVVEELAALLDDAASPVIVAGAGADSPDGWAALVALAERLGCPVWQEPFGPQAGFPQDHPQFAGHLPARRARLRDVLAPHDTVLVAGTGMLRQYPYDEGPLVEPGTRVAVVSQDAAEAHRSPVDVAVLGSPAAVCAALAGAVTPRRAFDGAPLTSRPPAPEPPAAGEPLRAAHVLAALGDRLPRDAIVVEESPSSRLQLNAHIPAREPMGFVSAMGLLGFGMPASIGLKMARPDRPIIAVLGDGSSLYSIQALWSAVQYRAGVVLVVLVNGGYAIMDRLSEKTGQAGPWPALDGLDIGGFARAQSCETRRVATHEELLRTLDELTVDLAQRETPLLLEAIVAQDPTFDA is encoded by the coding sequence GGGTCCACCGAGGTCTCGCTCCTCGCCGGCTTCCCGGACGACCTCGAGTTCGTGCTTGCCCTGCACGAGGGCTCGGTCGTCGGCATGGCGGCCGGGCACGCGCTCGGGCGAGGGGCGCCGTCGCTGGTGCTCGTGCACTCGATGCCGGGCTTCGGCAACTCGGTCGCCGCGCTGGCGACCGCGCGACTGAACCACGCGCCGCTCGTCGTCATCGTCGGCCAGCAGGACCGCCGCCATCTCGAGCTCGACCCGTTCCTCGCCGGGCGGCTGAACGGGCTCGCGGGCGAGTACCCGGTCTGGGTCGACCAGCCGCTGCGCCCCCAGGACGTGCCGGGTGCGATCGTCCGCGCCCACCACGAGGCGGTGACCGCGCGCGGCCCGGCGATCGTGATCGTGCCGATGGACGACTGGCTCGCCCCCGCGCCCGCGCCGCACGAGATCTTCGGGGCGTCGCGGATGCTGCGTTCGGCCGGGGCGGACCCCGACGTGGTCGAGGAGCTCGCCGCGCTGCTCGACGACGCGGCCTCGCCGGTCATCGTCGCCGGCGCCGGGGCCGACTCGCCCGACGGCTGGGCGGCGCTCGTCGCCCTCGCCGAACGCCTGGGGTGCCCGGTCTGGCAGGAGCCGTTCGGGCCGCAGGCGGGCTTCCCGCAGGACCACCCGCAGTTCGCCGGTCATCTGCCCGCCCGCCGCGCACGGCTGCGCGACGTGCTCGCGCCGCACGACACGGTGCTCGTCGCGGGCACGGGGATGCTGCGCCAGTACCCGTACGACGAGGGCCCGCTTGTCGAGCCGGGCACGCGCGTGGCGGTCGTCAGCCAGGACGCGGCGGAGGCCCACCGCAGCCCGGTCGACGTCGCGGTGCTGGGCTCGCCCGCGGCGGTCTGCGCGGCGCTCGCCGGCGCCGTCACGCCGCGGCGCGCGTTCGACGGCGCGCCGCTGACCTCCCGGCCCCCGGCGCCGGAGCCCCCCGCGGCCGGCGAGCCGCTGCGCGCCGCCCACGTCCTCGCCGCCCTCGGCGACCGGCTGCCGCGCGACGCGATCGTCGTCGAGGAGTCGCCCTCCAGCCGCCTGCAGCTCAACGCGCACATCCCGGCGCGCGAGCCGATGGGCTTCGTCAGCGCGATGGGCCTGCTCGGCTTCGGCATGCCCGCCTCGATCGGGCTGAAGATGGCCCGGCCGGACCGGCCCATCATCGCGGTGCTGGGCGACGGCTCGTCGCTGTACTCGATCCAGGCGCTGTGGAGCGCGGTGCAGTACCGCGCCGGCGTGGTCCTCGTCGTGCTGGTCAACGGCGGCTACGCGATCATGGACCGCCTGAGCGAGAAGACCGGCCAGGCCGGCCCGTGGCCCGCGCTCGACGGCCTCGACATCGGCGGGTTCGCCCGCGCGCAGAGCTGCGAGACGCGTCGCGTCGCGACCCACGAGGAGCTGCTGCGCACGCTCGACGAGCTCACCGTGGACCTCGCGCAGCGCGAGACGCCGCTCCTGCTCGAGGCGATCGTCGCGCAGGATCCGACGTTCGACGCCTGA
- a CDS encoding heat shock protein transcriptional repressor HspR: protein MATRRTRTTVRVDSDRGVFMISVAAELAEMHPQTLRMYEARGLITPKRSPKGTRLYSHEDVERLRRIQQMTTEYGLNLAGVERVLELERKLARAQAKVEALERRSLELREEIRALEERRNEVRADLVRFEHSRELACAKDVAPIKLQVERPRKARPMPPAGGTPPGGAA, encoded by the coding sequence ATGGCCACCCGGCGCACCCGCACGACGGTCCGCGTGGACTCCGACCGGGGCGTCTTCATGATCTCGGTGGCCGCCGAGCTGGCCGAGATGCACCCGCAGACGCTGCGCATGTACGAGGCGCGCGGGCTCATCACGCCCAAGCGCTCGCCGAAGGGCACGCGCCTGTACTCCCATGAGGACGTCGAGCGCCTGCGCCGGATCCAGCAGATGACGACCGAGTACGGCCTCAACCTGGCGGGCGTCGAGCGGGTGCTCGAGCTCGAGCGCAAGCTCGCGCGCGCCCAGGCCAAGGTCGAGGCGCTCGAGCGCCGCTCGCTCGAGCTGCGCGAGGAGATCCGGGCGCTCGAGGAGCGCCGCAACGAGGTCCGTGCCGACCTCGTCCGCTTCGAGCACTCGCGCGAGCTCGCCTGTGCGAAGGACGTCGCGCCAATCAAGCTGCAGGTCGAGCGCCCCCGGAAGGCCCGGCCGATGCCGCCGGCCGGCGGGACCCCGCCGGGCGGCGCCGCCTGA